Proteins from a genomic interval of Youhaiella tibetensis:
- the asnB gene encoding asparagine synthase (glutamine-hydrolyzing), giving the protein MCGIAGFFDRRSASPDSMRQTLKAMTDRLVHRGPDDEGQWVDAESGIALGHRRLSIVDLSPAGHQPMVSASGRYVIVYNGEIYNFQDMRVELERKGATFRGHSDTEVVLAAIEEWGLAETARRLIGMFAFALWDRADRNLTLVRDQVGIKPLYWAQDDDVFLFGSELKALRAYPGWTPSIDRDSVAAYMRHGYVPAPFTIWRDTHKLLPGTMLVLRNGKDPETVRYWGLDNALEAANRNPFNGSDAEAIVALDDLLRDAVKRQMVADVSLGAFLSGGIDSSTVVALMQAQSDRPVRTFSIGFHEDGYDEAKHAKSVARHLGTDHTELYVTSADAQAVVPHLTEWYDEPFADSSQIPTYLVSRLARQHVTVSLSGDGGDESFGGYNRYFYATKIWQQTHRVPSWAMALAGNAIQTVPAKAWDVMGHLIPPSRRPSRFGHKMHKLAGTFLSDDGNGQDALYRGLISQWHEPDNLVPGAREHKGMLWDETVAERIPDFFNRMQYFDTLTYLPDDILTKVDRASMAVSLESRVPLLDHRVIEFALRLPMRMKYRNGQGKWLLQQVLKRYVPEEITNRPKMGFGVPIDHWLRNELSEWAGDLLSPQAIARHGLLDPEQVTSAWTTHLSGQANLQYPLWTVLMLQDWLDRQCMGQ; this is encoded by the coding sequence ATGTGTGGAATTGCAGGTTTTTTCGATCGACGGTCCGCGTCACCGGACTCCATGCGGCAAACGCTGAAAGCCATGACCGATCGGCTGGTCCATAGAGGGCCCGACGATGAGGGCCAATGGGTGGACGCAGAGTCGGGCATAGCCCTCGGTCATCGGCGACTTTCCATTGTCGACCTGTCGCCGGCCGGCCACCAGCCTATGGTCTCGGCAAGCGGCCGCTACGTGATCGTCTACAACGGCGAAATCTACAACTTCCAGGACATGCGCGTCGAGCTGGAGCGCAAGGGGGCAACGTTTCGCGGCCACTCCGATACTGAAGTCGTGCTGGCGGCCATCGAGGAATGGGGCCTGGCCGAAACCGCGAGGCGGCTGATCGGCATGTTCGCATTCGCCCTCTGGGACAGGGCGGACCGCAACTTGACCCTTGTGCGCGATCAGGTGGGAATCAAGCCCCTCTATTGGGCTCAGGACGACGACGTGTTCCTATTCGGCTCCGAGTTGAAGGCGTTGCGCGCCTACCCTGGCTGGACGCCTTCCATCGACAGGGATTCGGTCGCAGCATACATGCGCCACGGCTACGTGCCTGCGCCCTTCACGATCTGGCGCGACACCCACAAGCTCCTGCCCGGCACGATGCTGGTTTTGCGCAATGGCAAAGATCCCGAGACGGTACGGTACTGGGGCCTGGACAACGCACTGGAGGCGGCCAACCGCAATCCCTTCAACGGCAGCGACGCCGAAGCGATAGTCGCTTTGGACGATCTACTGCGGGATGCGGTGAAGCGTCAGATGGTGGCGGACGTGTCCCTGGGCGCCTTCTTGTCGGGCGGCATAGACAGTTCGACCGTCGTGGCGCTGATGCAGGCGCAAAGCGATAGGCCGGTACGCACATTCTCGATCGGCTTCCACGAGGATGGTTATGACGAGGCCAAGCACGCCAAGTCGGTCGCCAGGCATCTGGGCACAGACCATACCGAACTCTACGTTACGTCTGCCGATGCGCAGGCCGTCGTTCCGCATCTGACCGAATGGTACGATGAACCATTTGCGGACTCTTCGCAGATTCCGACCTATCTCGTTTCCAGGCTGGCACGTCAGCACGTGACCGTCAGCCTGTCAGGCGATGGCGGAGACGAGAGCTTTGGCGGCTATAACCGCTATTTCTACGCCACCAAAATCTGGCAGCAGACACATCGCGTGCCGTCGTGGGCGATGGCTCTGGCGGGGAATGCCATTCAAACGGTGCCGGCCAAGGCTTGGGACGTGATGGGCCATCTCATTCCGCCATCGCGTCGTCCGTCTCGCTTCGGCCACAAGATGCACAAGCTTGCAGGCACATTTCTCTCCGATGACGGAAACGGTCAAGATGCACTCTATCGTGGCCTGATCAGCCAGTGGCATGAGCCCGACAACCTCGTACCGGGGGCACGGGAGCACAAGGGCATGCTGTGGGATGAGACCGTAGCGGAACGTATTCCTGACTTTTTCAACCGCATGCAGTATTTCGATACGCTGACCTATCTCCCGGACGACATCCTGACGAAAGTGGATAGGGCGAGCATGGCGGTTAGCCTCGAATCGCGGGTTCCGCTGCTGGACCACAGGGTCATCGAATTCGCGCTGCGGCTGCCGATGCGCATGAAGTATCGCAATGGCCAGGGCAAATGGCTGCTCCAGCAAGTGTTGAAGCGGTACGTTCCCGAGGAAATCACCAATCGACCGAAAATGGGATTCGGTGTGCCGATCGACCACTGGCTGCGCAATGAACTGTCCGAATGGGCGGGGGATCTGCTGTCGCCCCAGGCGATAGCCCGGCATGGGTTGCTGGATCCCGAGCAGGTCACTTCCGCATGGACTACCCACCTCTCCGGTC
- a CDS encoding glycosyltransferase, with product MSDRILFVIGSLNYGGAERHLVQVLPQLAKRGYTVEVFALSEPGAQARLLEEQGIRVYAPALAPGPANAPYRMLRLIVASWSLSIHLLTTRPNTVHFFLPQAYLLGGLCSLLTGSPRKVMSRRSRNFYQRKHPSMARVERWLHGKMDALIGNSLPVVADLKTEGAPLERLGLIRNGIDLAPFSDVQDRAAVRVELGIGEDELVFIKVANLIPYKGHEDLLRALAIAELPERWRLIVVGRDDGILGALRACAESLGLADRVIWAGPRTDVPSLLKAADVGVLASHEEGFSNAVLEYMAARLPAVVTDVGGNAEAVSDGLTGFVVPAHDERSLAHALERLGEARDRQLMGVAARERVEQLFSLDACIDAYETLYQSVRDGRGLSKSLRPEIF from the coding sequence GTGAGCGATCGAATCCTTTTCGTCATTGGTTCCCTCAACTACGGCGGAGCGGAACGGCACCTTGTTCAGGTGCTTCCGCAGCTTGCCAAGCGAGGCTACACGGTGGAGGTCTTTGCGCTTTCCGAGCCCGGCGCACAGGCTCGCCTGCTCGAAGAACAAGGGATACGCGTCTACGCTCCTGCGCTAGCGCCCGGACCTGCCAATGCTCCCTACAGAATGCTGAGGCTGATCGTAGCCTCTTGGTCCTTGTCGATTCACTTACTCACTACCCGACCGAACACTGTTCATTTTTTTCTCCCACAGGCATACCTGCTGGGTGGACTATGCTCCCTGCTCACGGGGTCACCGCGAAAAGTGATGAGCCGCCGAAGCCGTAACTTCTACCAACGCAAGCATCCTTCCATGGCGCGGGTGGAACGATGGCTGCACGGAAAGATGGACGCGCTCATCGGCAATTCTCTGCCGGTGGTCGCCGACCTCAAGACCGAGGGAGCGCCCCTGGAACGGCTGGGGCTGATCCGCAACGGCATTGATCTCGCCCCCTTCTCGGACGTCCAGGACCGGGCGGCAGTGCGCGTTGAACTGGGGATCGGCGAGGATGAGCTCGTCTTTATCAAGGTTGCCAACCTTATCCCATACAAGGGACACGAGGATCTGCTCCGTGCGCTGGCAATCGCCGAGTTGCCCGAGCGGTGGCGATTGATCGTCGTGGGCCGCGATGATGGCATTCTCGGTGCACTGCGAGCTTGCGCCGAAAGTCTCGGTCTGGCGGATCGAGTAATCTGGGCTGGGCCACGAACAGACGTACCGTCTCTGCTCAAGGCGGCAGACGTCGGAGTCCTGGCTTCACACGAAGAGGGCTTCTCCAATGCCGTGCTGGAATACATGGCAGCACGCCTGCCGGCGGTGGTAACCGATGTTGGCGGCAATGCTGAAGCGGTCTCGGACGGCTTGACGGGCTTTGTCGTACCGGCGCACGACGAACGCTCCTTGGCTCACGCGCTCGAACGATTGGGCGAGGCGCGCGACCGACAGCTCATGGGCGTGGCAGCGCGGGAGCGTGTCGAACAACTTTTTTCGCTCGACGCCTGTATCGACGCGTACGAAACTCTGTATCAATCGGTTCGGGATGGACGCGGATTGTCGAAGAGCCTTCGGCCCGAAATTTTCTAG
- a CDS encoding glycosyltransferase: protein MAGLKGRLLALSWTMPPLVFPRSLQISRSLRGLQARGWETTVVTVTPDAEPFATIDSGLQDFYNGAYHCIPVELREEKEPSPIWLRLWRRFRPPADIRTDNWVRRAAQVMRREIRDGRHDAMITFAQPWVDHAVGLRLKRSLPDFPWIAHFSDPWVDSAYRQFSSETERAAALRQERDVIGSADAVIFVNQYTADLVMAKYPPEWQKKVHVVPHGMEPDLLPLLERPKAQEPVMRIVHTGNFYGHRKPDLVLRAVKALADARHGNIALRLELIGHADDALRQTATDLGVDGLVTFTGSKTYLESLASAQSADLLLLIDAPADTSVFLPSKIVDYFMLKRPILGITPGRGASAEALRGAGCPVVDPEDYEGILAALAESFQQWETSGAAGPIPSGASLDAFGIEQVAERFEAALLSGSPKIAASEERQPPLLSPEGVAAALDERRGRAKGTVTAMLWNSDASAAEALLARPDVESVILTGADPALADLLPDRCGGWDPAAGALTLPGRLSAELHYFVPGAQWPFGVKTTYHLMRRKVRHVVFHDRDLGTVRASTAALLVAAGAGSLRYRFSRAAVGRLLDQAMPGFSVDVIRRNIAARPSPTKAVAGRVMLVTGSLGPGGSERQTANTLLGLKAAGVTDISLLCAQPLVPPYDFFYPALEEAEIPCLHLWDEALRASSTGELTSRQLLVVQAMGRLGVRRDAFLSYFRVFSERRPEIVHTWLDDINVTAGIAAVLAGVPKVVIGCRSLAPHNFPFHQRYMRPLYRLLAKQPNVTILNNSEAGARDYRQWAGLTADIRVIRNGFDFPALSGDREAISRRIRATLGIPVDAALVGTIMRLSQEKQPDLWLDIAERTKEARTDAHFIIVGDGPMMADLKKRIESSPLRGSVSLLGRRPDAVELLAAMDVFLLTSSVEGLPNVVVEAQAEGVPVVASDVGGVGEVFTDGDTGVIIPSQAVSDFVDGILKVLKDPDLRKRARDRGPVSMRERFSVERMIKETIDVYGKTG from the coding sequence ATGGCTGGTCTAAAAGGACGATTGCTGGCCCTGTCATGGACGATGCCGCCGCTGGTTTTTCCTCGTTCGCTGCAAATTTCCCGGTCTCTACGAGGTCTTCAGGCCCGTGGCTGGGAAACGACCGTAGTGACGGTGACCCCCGATGCGGAGCCGTTTGCAACGATCGATAGCGGGCTGCAGGACTTCTACAACGGCGCCTACCACTGCATTCCAGTCGAGCTTCGTGAAGAGAAAGAGCCAAGCCCGATATGGCTAAGGCTCTGGCGGCGATTCCGGCCACCTGCCGATATCAGGACGGACAACTGGGTGCGTCGCGCCGCGCAAGTTATGCGGCGAGAGATTCGCGACGGCAGACATGACGCCATGATTACCTTCGCGCAGCCTTGGGTCGACCACGCGGTGGGGTTGAGGCTGAAGCGGAGCCTGCCCGATTTTCCGTGGATCGCCCACTTCAGCGACCCTTGGGTGGATAGCGCCTATCGACAATTTTCGAGTGAAACCGAACGCGCGGCAGCTTTGCGCCAAGAGCGGGATGTGATCGGCTCGGCCGATGCTGTGATATTCGTCAACCAGTACACTGCCGATCTTGTGATGGCCAAGTACCCGCCAGAATGGCAGAAAAAGGTACATGTCGTTCCGCACGGTATGGAGCCCGATCTGCTGCCGCTTCTGGAACGACCAAAGGCGCAGGAGCCGGTGATGCGCATCGTGCACACCGGCAATTTTTACGGGCATCGCAAACCCGACCTTGTCTTGCGCGCCGTAAAGGCTCTGGCGGATGCGCGGCACGGCAACATTGCGCTGCGGCTCGAACTCATCGGCCATGCGGACGACGCGTTGCGACAAACCGCCACCGATCTCGGGGTGGACGGACTCGTGACCTTCACGGGCAGCAAAACCTACCTGGAAAGCCTCGCGAGTGCACAGTCGGCGGATCTTTTGCTCCTGATTGACGCGCCGGCGGATACGAGTGTGTTCCTGCCGAGCAAGATCGTTGACTATTTCATGCTGAAACGCCCGATCCTGGGCATCACACCTGGGCGCGGCGCTTCCGCCGAGGCGCTGCGAGGCGCCGGCTGCCCGGTGGTCGATCCTGAGGACTACGAGGGAATACTCGCGGCTCTGGCTGAATCGTTCCAGCAATGGGAGACTTCCGGTGCGGCTGGGCCAATCCCTTCGGGGGCAAGCTTGGACGCTTTCGGGATTGAACAGGTAGCCGAGAGGTTCGAGGCCGCCCTGCTTTCTGGAAGTCCGAAAATCGCGGCAAGCGAAGAACGGCAACCTCCTCTGTTGTCGCCGGAAGGCGTTGCTGCGGCTCTTGATGAACGGAGAGGCCGTGCCAAGGGAACGGTGACGGCAATGCTGTGGAACTCGGATGCCTCGGCGGCGGAGGCTTTGCTGGCCCGGCCTGACGTCGAAAGTGTCATCCTGACCGGTGCCGATCCCGCCCTTGCAGATCTGCTTCCGGATCGTTGCGGTGGGTGGGACCCTGCGGCTGGGGCGCTGACGCTTCCGGGACGCCTTTCTGCAGAACTTCACTATTTCGTGCCAGGAGCGCAGTGGCCGTTCGGTGTCAAGACGACCTATCATCTGATGCGGCGCAAGGTTCGACACGTGGTGTTCCACGACCGGGATCTTGGAACAGTGCGCGCCAGCACAGCCGCACTTCTCGTTGCCGCCGGCGCTGGCTCTCTGCGATACCGGTTCAGCCGCGCTGCGGTAGGTCGGCTGCTCGATCAAGCCATGCCGGGATTTTCGGTGGATGTCATTCGGCGCAATATCGCCGCGCGTCCCTCGCCAACCAAAGCTGTTGCCGGCCGGGTCATGCTCGTGACTGGTTCGCTGGGGCCGGGTGGCAGCGAACGCCAGACCGCCAATACGCTGCTGGGCCTTAAGGCAGCTGGGGTCACGGATATCTCACTGCTGTGCGCCCAACCGCTGGTGCCGCCGTATGATTTCTTCTATCCGGCGCTCGAGGAAGCCGAGATTCCCTGCCTGCACCTCTGGGACGAGGCGCTGCGAGCAAGTTCGACGGGGGAGCTGACCTCCCGCCAACTTTTGGTCGTGCAGGCAATGGGACGGCTCGGCGTACGCCGAGACGCCTTCCTCAGCTACTTCCGGGTGTTCAGCGAACGGCGGCCGGAAATCGTGCATACCTGGCTCGATGACATCAACGTGACGGCCGGCATCGCTGCAGTGCTTGCCGGCGTTCCGAAGGTGGTGATCGGCTGCCGCAGCCTGGCGCCCCACAACTTTCCTTTCCATCAGAGGTACATGAGGCCGCTTTATAGGCTACTTGCCAAGCAGCCCAACGTGACGATCCTCAACAACTCGGAGGCGGGCGCCCGTGACTATAGGCAATGGGCGGGCCTCACAGCGGACATCCGCGTGATCCGCAACGGTTTCGATTTTCCTGCACTGAGCGGGGATCGCGAGGCCATTTCCCGTCGCATTCGTGCCACCCTGGGCATTCCCGTCGACGCCGCACTGGTGGGCACCATCATGCGGCTGTCACAGGAAAAGCAGCCCGATCTGTGGCTGGATATTGCTGAACGGACGAAGGAAGCGCGAACGGACGCGCATTTCATTATTGTTGGCGATGGCCCGATGATGGCGGACCTCAAGAAAAGGATTGAGTCTTCGCCGCTCAGAGGCAGTGTCAGCCTTCTGGGGCGCCGGCCCGACGCGGTTGAGTTGCTGGCCGCCATGGACGTCTTCCTGCTCACATCGTCAGTGGAAGGGCTGCCGAACGTGGTGGTGGAAGCTCAGGCCGAGGGCGTCCCGGTCGTCGCGTCAGACGTCGGGGGTGTTGGCGAGGTCTTTACTGATGGAGATACTGGGGTGATCATCCCCAGCCAGGCTGTTTCCGATTTTGTGGACGGCATACTCAAGGTACTGAAGGACCCCGACCTGAGGAAGCGCGCCCGAGACCGTGGGCCCGTCAGCATGCGGGAACGCTTCTCGGTGGAGCGTATGATCAAGGAAACGATCGACGTTTACGGAAAGACCGGATGA
- the asnB gene encoding asparagine synthase (glutamine-hydrolyzing), translating to MCGITGWIGNLDRSDEAEARLRRMSDAIVHRGPDDSGFHVDDGVGFGFRRLSIVDLAGGHQPMSSQDGNIWVMLNGEVYNHEALRAEMRSQGCTFRTSSDTEVLLRLYEREGLSGFHRMNGMFGVAIWDGRTKRLHLVRDRLGVKPVYYAPVKGGLVFGSEIKAILASGLVDKEVNPRAIWDFLTFRYVPAPDSIWMGISKLPPGHVLTMELEDPLPRVERWWQMPMRAPDKSEERPDAVYDQEFADLFEDAVALRMRADVPVGITLSGGLDSSAVVSAARNSTDRLMTFSVSFAGSPETDELPYARTVARYFDTDHHEVSIGASDFMGFLTDLVWYADEPMADLASVPLYYVSKLAGQHVTVALSGEGSDEIFAGYNFEQRAQLWDRAAAARAALPRWANGRLGGLLAGISGRFARLRSDASTICDQRAVPEPISMTNYWSSADKLQLLRANGTWPDSFDRPRQILDQLGDQPPLNQALYLYSQDWLVEDLLMKADRMSMANSVELRTPFLDYRLVEWAGALPTRLKAGPSVNGVYRSKEILRRYAEARLPREIVDRPKQGFPVPVYGWLSTELKQWAQDMLSPSAQLTNWLTPEALAAVVRAGTDRTAGMMDRHRLWNVLILELWMRRWLV from the coding sequence ATGTGCGGTATCACGGGGTGGATCGGCAATCTTGACCGGAGCGACGAGGCTGAAGCCCGCCTGCGTCGCATGTCCGACGCGATCGTGCATCGCGGCCCCGACGACTCAGGTTTTCATGTCGACGACGGTGTTGGGTTCGGCTTTCGCCGCTTGAGCATCGTCGACCTGGCCGGCGGGCATCAGCCCATGTCCAGCCAGGATGGCAATATCTGGGTCATGCTAAATGGCGAGGTCTACAACCACGAGGCGCTGCGGGCGGAGATGCGAAGCCAGGGTTGTACCTTTCGTACCTCTTCTGACACCGAGGTTCTGCTTCGCCTCTACGAACGGGAAGGATTGAGCGGCTTTCACCGTATGAACGGCATGTTTGGCGTCGCCATCTGGGACGGACGGACAAAGCGCCTGCATCTCGTTCGTGATCGGCTCGGAGTGAAGCCCGTCTACTACGCGCCGGTCAAAGGTGGCCTCGTCTTCGGTTCGGAGATCAAGGCCATCCTCGCCAGCGGCCTGGTCGACAAGGAGGTGAACCCTCGTGCGATCTGGGACTTCCTGACCTTCCGCTATGTGCCTGCTCCCGATTCCATATGGATGGGAATATCCAAGCTGCCCCCAGGGCATGTTTTGACGATGGAACTTGAGGATCCATTGCCCCGTGTCGAGCGCTGGTGGCAAATGCCCATGCGGGCGCCGGACAAGAGCGAAGAACGTCCAGACGCGGTCTATGATCAGGAATTTGCAGACCTGTTCGAGGATGCAGTGGCTTTGCGCATGCGCGCCGATGTGCCAGTGGGCATAACCCTCAGTGGCGGCCTCGACTCAAGCGCAGTCGTGAGCGCCGCGCGAAACTCGACCGACAGGCTGATGACGTTTTCGGTTTCCTTCGCCGGTTCACCGGAAACCGACGAGTTGCCCTATGCCAGAACGGTTGCGCGGTATTTCGACACTGACCACCACGAGGTGTCCATCGGCGCCTCTGATTTCATGGGTTTTCTCACGGATCTGGTCTGGTATGCCGATGAGCCCATGGCCGATCTGGCGTCCGTACCGCTCTACTATGTTTCAAAGCTTGCGGGGCAGCATGTGACGGTAGCCCTCTCCGGGGAGGGGAGCGACGAGATTTTCGCCGGCTACAACTTCGAGCAGAGAGCTCAGCTTTGGGATCGAGCGGCGGCAGCAAGGGCCGCCCTTCCTCGCTGGGCAAATGGCCGCCTGGGCGGGCTGTTGGCAGGCATCTCGGGACGCTTTGCCCGGTTGCGGTCCGATGCATCCACTATTTGCGATCAGCGTGCTGTGCCTGAGCCCATTTCAATGACCAACTACTGGTCCTCGGCAGACAAACTGCAGTTGCTTCGTGCCAATGGGACGTGGCCTGACAGTTTCGATCGCCCGCGGCAGATCCTGGATCAACTCGGAGACCAGCCACCCCTCAACCAGGCATTGTACCTCTATTCGCAGGATTGGCTGGTCGAGGACTTGCTGATGAAGGCCGATCGCATGTCCATGGCCAATTCTGTCGAACTGCGCACGCCGTTCTTGGATTATCGCCTTGTAGAGTGGGCGGGCGCCCTGCCCACTCGACTGAAGGCGGGTCCCTCCGTGAACGGTGTCTATCGCTCCAAAGAGATCCTTCGGCGATATGCCGAGGCGCGGTTGCCGCGCGAGATCGTGGATCGCCCCAAGCAGGGGTTTCCAGTGCCGGTTTATGGTTGGCTGTCGACCGAACTCAAGCAATGGGCCCAAGACATGCTATCGCCTTCCGCGCAACTGACGAACTGGCTTACGCCAGAGGCCCTTGCCGCGGTCGTGCGCGCCGGCACCGATCGGACGGCCGGCATGATGGATCGACACCGGCTTTGGAACGTACTGATACTCGAGTTGTGGATGCGGCGATGGCTGGTCTAA
- a CDS encoding class I SAM-dependent methyltransferase — MQRLLPADATTPPGLAEEVRKLRYESDYLQLEVSRLRSLVRYLTADIIHDLPMQRQTKDSFDYQWGHTDDGSWIDNHPEIREREPRLVCQYSGLPRDWFTGKTVLDAGCGSGRFSWAMASMGALVTALDQSASGVDHTRRACAEFGDRVVVRQHDLTRPIDLSSTFDLVWSFGVLHHTGNTYGAFSNIASLVKPGGYIFLMLYGEPTGRDSGEFAYYTEVESLRRHTSVMSFDDRLKFLQGLKGDQAGGWFDAVSPEINDTYSFYEIQLWLQRAGFGDIRRTMDHASHHVIARKVS; from the coding sequence TTGCAGCGTCTGCTGCCGGCGGATGCCACTACTCCCCCCGGCCTGGCCGAGGAAGTCCGCAAGTTGCGATACGAAAGCGACTATCTTCAGCTCGAAGTCAGCCGGCTGCGCTCGCTTGTCCGCTACCTTACGGCCGACATCATTCACGACCTGCCTATGCAGCGTCAGACCAAGGATAGCTTTGACTACCAGTGGGGTCACACGGATGACGGCAGCTGGATCGACAACCACCCTGAGATTCGCGAGCGTGAACCCAGGCTTGTCTGCCAGTATAGCGGGCTTCCGCGGGACTGGTTCACTGGAAAGACGGTGCTGGATGCCGGGTGCGGATCTGGCCGGTTCTCGTGGGCGATGGCGTCGATGGGAGCTTTGGTGACGGCTCTCGACCAATCCGCGTCCGGTGTCGATCACACCCGGAGGGCCTGCGCCGAGTTCGGTGATCGGGTTGTTGTCCGGCAGCACGACCTCACCAGACCTATCGATCTATCCTCGACGTTCGACCTGGTTTGGTCGTTCGGGGTATTGCATCACACCGGCAACACCTATGGGGCCTTCAGCAACATTGCGTCGCTGGTGAAGCCCGGCGGCTACATCTTCCTGATGCTCTACGGTGAGCCGACCGGCCGGGATTCGGGAGAGTTCGCATATTACACCGAGGTTGAGAGCCTACGTCGCCACACTAGCGTGATGAGCTTTGACGACCGGCTAAAGTTCCTCCAGGGCCTCAAGGGGGACCAGGCCGGCGGCTGGTTCGACGCGGTTTCGCCCGAAATAAACGACACCTATTCATTCTACGAAATCCAATTGTGGCTGCAGCGCGCTGGATTTGGCGACATCCGACGGACGATGGATCATGCAAGTCATCATGTAATCGCCCGCAAAGTGTCTTGA